In the genome of Triticum urartu cultivar G1812 chromosome 5, Tu2.1, whole genome shotgun sequence, one region contains:
- the LOC125507480 gene encoding non-receptor tyrosine-protein kinase TYK2-like, translating to MDLRESTVTEMIQRDDRSKWLSHNNHNIKCFTEGEIRGITGNYETIIGKGGFGEVIHDDIKPANILLDDNFNAKISDFGISRLVNTDSTLFTEHVMGSIGYMDPLFAGSGRLTWKSDVYSFGIVLVEFITKKKATIRNGEAGIVECFTQALATGKRKVRELFDLEISSQNNMKVLEGVAKLAGQCLRMEMDRRPEMIDVAESLRALRKTQVQGKQTIFPWGWRNKSAAQNNWQSSSSVTPQSLPSNLCRHFSLREMKSATGNFAGSHIVGQGGSGIVYYGMIDAGATKVAIKRGIVKQDVSMFQTEIAMMAKLRHHHLVSLVGYCKEKNERILIYDYMARGTLRENLYANKTEEPPLTWRQRLDVCIGAARALHYLHECSVIPNDVSTTNILLDERLVGKVPSEVSMWRYDTDDTYLIGCPGFHDPDFSFTGQLTEESSVYSFGVVLSEVLCARAAWDPYLVQCALSWDDGKAPPPSSRIFGRLLQREKPEILIYDYMARGTLSENLYANKTEEPPLTWRQRLDVCIGAARALHYLHECSIISNDVSTTNILLDEKLVGKLSSTVSQPQDTMKAVRLHYYCVLSVLCWLQFSVG from the exons ATGGACCTTCGAGAAAGTACGGTGACAGAAATGATCCAAAGGGATGACAGATCAAAGTGGTTATCACACAACAATCATAACATAAAATGCTTCACTGAGGGTGAGATAAGAGGAATTACCGGTAACTACGAAACTATCATTGGAAAAGGCGGCTTCGGAGAA GTCATTCATGATGATATCAAGCCTGCCAATATACTAttag aTGACAACTTCAATGCAAAAATATCTGACTTTGGAATATCAAGACTGGTCAACACGGACTCGACCCTTTTCACTGAGCATGTAATGGGGAGCATAGGTTACATGGACCCTTTGTTTGCTGGCAGCGGGCGTCTCACCTGGAAGAGTGATGTTTACAGTTTCGGAATCGTTCTGGTTGAATTTATTACAAAGAAAAAGGCAACAATAAGAAATGGGGAGGCCGGCATAGTTGAATGTTTCACCCAAGCTCTTGCAACAGGGAAGAGAAAGGTGAGAGAGTTGTTCGATCTTGAAATTTCAAGCCAGAATAACATGAAGGTTCTTGAAGGGGTTGCGAAGCTAGCAGGGCAATGTTTGAGGATGGAGATGGATAGACGCCCTGAGATGATAGATGTGGCAGAAAGTCTTCGGGCGCTTAGAAAAACTCAAGTTCAAGGAAAACAAACTATTTTTCCTTGGGGGTGGAGGAACAAGTCAGCAGCTCAGAACAACTGGCAATCTTCTAGCTCAGTCACGCCACAATCTTTGCCATCCAACTTGTGCCGCCATTTCTCACTTAGGGAGATGAAATCTGCGACAGGGAACTTTGCTGGGTCACACATTGTTGGTCAGGGTGGATCTGGTATAGTTTACTATGGAATGATTGATGCGGGAGCAACCAAGGTGGCAATCAAACGTGGCATAGTTAAGCAGGATGTGAGTATGTTCCAGACAGAGATAGCGATGATGGCAAAACTCCGCCACCATCATCTCGTATCATTGGTTGGTTATTGCAAAGAGAAAAACGAGAGGATATTGATCTATGACTACATGGCTCGTGGCACCCTGCGTGAGAACCTTTACGCTAACAAAACAGAGGAGCCACCGCTTACTTGGAGGCAGCGTCTAGACGTCTGCATCGGTGCTGCTCGTGCCCTGCATTACCTTCATGAGTGTTCCGTCATCCCTAATGATGTGTCGACGACGAACATTCTCCTAGATGAGAGATTGGTCGGCAAGGTTCCTAGTGAAGTCTCAATGTGGAGGTATGACACGGATGACACGTACCTTATTGGATGTCCTGGTTTTCATGATCCTGATTTTTCCTTCACTGGGCAACTAACAGAGGAATCCAGTGTATATTCTTTTGGTGTCGTGCTGTCTGAGGTTTTGTGTGCTCGGGCTGCTTGGGATCCTTATCTGGTACAATGTGCTCTTAGTTGGGATGATGGCAAAGCTCCGCCACCATCATCTCGTATCTTTGGTCGGTTACTGCAAAGAGAAAAACCAGAGATACTGATCTACGATTATATGGCTCGTGGCACCCTGAGTGAGAACCTTTACGCTAACAAAACGGAGGAGCCACCGCTTACTTGGAGGCAGCGTCTAGACGTCTGCATCGGTGCTGCTCGTGCCCTGCACTACCTTCATGAGTGTTCCATCATCTCTAATGATGTGTCGACGACGAACATTCTCCTAGATGAGAAATTGGTCGGCAAGCTTTCAAGTACAGTCTCACAGCCGCAGGATACCATGAAA GCTGTTCGCCTGCACTATTATTGTGTCCTGTCAGTCTTGTGCTGGCTACAGTTTTCAGTTGGGTAA